The sequence AGCTAGTAAATACTCGGTTTTTCAAGTCGCCTTTCAACTGACTCCAAACCAATTCGACTGGGTTCAGTTCCGGGCCACCGTGGCGCGGCTGTAAGCGGGTAAGCGTTCCAAATGAATCCGACCGGGCCGCTCCCGAAGGAACTGCTTAACAGCTTCACTACGATGAATGGCGGCTCCGTCCCAGATAATCAGTAGATTCCGCTTCCGATAGCGCCCACACAGTTGGCTTAAAAACCAGACTATGTCCTCACCCGTGAACGCCTGATCCTGACCAGCCACGTAGATTCGACCGTTTGGGGCGATAGCCGCAATCAGGCTTAAGTGGGTCCGTCCTGCTTGTTCAACCAGTACCGGTGTCTGCCCACAAGGTGCCCAAGTATGAGCTACTAAGGGCAGTAAATAACAGGCTGACTCATCGACATATAAAATAACTCGCTCTTCATCCTTCGCTTTTTCGCTTCGGCGATCCGATTGAGTTCCGGTAAGCGTTCCTATCGCCATTGAGCAACTGCTTGCGCATCTTGCTGACGGGCTTTGCATTGCGGCAACTGCCTGCTCCAGCCTACTTTCTTCAAAATACGACCTATTTGAGAGGGGTCATAACTGACGCCAAATAACTTCCTGATCACTTCATTAATTCGGGGGCGGGTCCAGACTACTCCGCTAAATCCGTGATGTTCGGCTCCTTTATTAAGTTCACTTACTAATTGGCTTAGTTGCTGAGTCGATAAACGGGCTGGTGCACCGGTTCGCTTCCCTTCTTGCAAGGCGGTTGGTCCTTGCTGGTTGTATTTCTTCAGGGTTCGACTAACCCAAGGTTGAGTGAGTCCAAAGGCCTGAGCAATGGCGGCTTGCTGCCAGCCTGTCTGGCTGAGTTCAACACAGCGTCGGCGAAGGGCTTCGTAGTCGGATTGTTTGTAGATTGCCATGGAAAGCAAAAGTCGCTCACATAACAGACTTACTCACGGATCAATAAAGCCGCCCTGGGTATGAATCAACAGACGATTCCAACCGAAGTAGTACTGTTTCGGGTCTAAGTTTTTAATGTACTAACTGTTCATTTTTTATTGTATTAGGCATTACTTTTCATTTATTGTTTAATTACAACTTTCTCATTACTAAAGTTAAATTGCAAACCAAACAATGTTAACAGTGAATTATCCAAGCCAAAATTTTTCCCGAAGGTTCCAGTTAAAAAGACATTATCAGCAATTCTATAATTTAGAACTCCCGCAGCTCTATCAGAATTCAAGTCCTTGTTAGTTATATCTAAGCGTCTAACATATTCAAATCCAATAGAGAATCTTTTAAATTCGCCCTCTACTTTACCTCCAAAATCGAAGTATGAATGGTACTCTGTGTGCTCTTTATCTATTACTAATTTATCATTTGTTAAATACCTAAGAACACCAATAGTATGAAGAAACCTTTGCTCTTTATCATTCCTTATTGGTATCCAATTTATATTAGCCCAAGCACCAACCCTATCAAATCTGCCGGAACTTAAACGTGTTGTATCAAATGCATAATTAACTGCTCCAGCAATATCGACAGTAAATGCCGGCTTCTCAGTTAAAAATTTCCTTATTGTATCGGATTGTGACTTTGTATTCTTTAAATGCCCTGCCTGTAATGCCTTTATTTTATTATTCCTCTCTTTTGTAAGCTTTACAATTTCATTCTTATCATTAATATCCCGCATCTTAAGTTGATATTCTATAGCTACATCAGCAATGGAACTATTAAGCCTAGCAAGGCTATCTACTATAATTCTATGATATTTTATTACAGTATCTATAGCAGATTTTTTATTTATTTGAAATAACCTTGTACGAGCACCAAGGACAATATTACTTACAGATTTCCCAGCTTTTTCGTCAGTATTATTCTTATTCAGAACTGCTAGTGAAATTGAAATAAGTTTAGCTGAAGCAATTGACCTTTGGTACAATTCCCCCTGTTTATCTTCCTTAATTCCAAGATATCTGAATGATGTCATGTTGCTTCTTCGCACCAACCAATATGGCGTAAACTCTGCCGCACCACCATTATTGTTTATTAAATTTATTACACTTGCCGTAAAAGCCTTTGCAGTTGCTGGTTTTTCAATACTGCTTGGAGCAGCGTCAAGCAACACAAATGCAGGAGAGGAAGGTGGTGCTAAATCTGAAATTTTCACTGTATCAGCAAATTGAGATTGCCCAAATGCCTTACAATAAACAAGTACCATTATTAGTATTAGTTTTTTCATAAATTTTCAAATTTTATCCTCAAAAAAGCATATCTACAATTTTAATAAAAGTCATTACTCTTTTATCATCAGACAAAATGATATCATTTGATGTAGGCGTAATATCTTCCTGCCCTAATGGTCCACCAGAAAAAGTATAGATTACTTCTGTATCGTCAATTACAGAATCTAAATTATCTTTATCTATTTGAGACAAATCTATACTTGTAATAAAAATAATAAAGCTATTAATAAGGCTAATGGAATTACCTATGTGGGTAGTAGGAATATTCCCCCCACTATCTTTATCAGACTCAGCAATTCCAACTTTAGAAGCACTACCTCTTTTCTGAAAAACCGAAGTTTTTGCTATGCCTTCAGTATCAACAAATGCACTTATTTGAATGTCGTTACTTGATCCGACTTTATAAACAGCCATAAAGTATTCAATTTAGTAAATTCTTATTTTTTACTTATTTGATCAGGTTCAATTACCAACAGCAAAGTTTTACAATTGCTTAAAAAGTAAAAAGGAGGAAAACCCCCTTTTTTAGACTACAATCTCGGGGAAATCACCCTTTTTTGTTTGCAAGAGTTTTCTTTGGTATTTGTACCATTCAAATAAACAATATATTCATTTAAATCAACAAAGAGTAGAATCCCAACTACTTAGATACTTTCTAGTTTCCCAAACTGATCTTCGTTTAAAAACAGTCCCAAATCGCGCAGGTATTTATCCGTCTGGTCTAGACTGCTATGACGGCACTGACGTTGGATAAGCTTGACATCTTTAGTAGCTCGATAAAGCGCTATAACACCTGTATGTTTCCAGCCATACAAATCGTAAGATTGATCCGTCATTTTCAGTAAGTTCAGAATGCGCCGATGCTGGTTATAGAAATACTTCTCATAAGCTGGTTTAGGACCAGGAATTCCATCAATCGTAAACACATAGTGGTTCGCCTGGTAGTCTCGTATCCGATGCTGTATAAGTAGCTTCTCGAGCGGTGGTGGAATCAATACGTGAGCGGTCCGGTTGTTCTTCGCATTTTCAGCATCGATACGAATAGTACGGTCTAATATATCACCTACTCGAAGCAGGCGCAACTCTGACTGGGGTCGGGCAAACGTATAATAAATGAAGTTTAAGAATAACCATAGCTGATGATCCTGAGTCAGCACACAGGCATCCCGAATGCGTCCAACCTGATCTGGCAGGAAAGCCGTATGTCGGCCCGGTCGTTCAGCCAAAGGCTTCACGGTCACAAAGGGATTTATTTTGAGCTGGCCCCGCTGTTGGTAAAAATTAAACAACGTCTCCAGTACACCCAGATGCTTATTAAACGATTTATTGGAGAGCCCTAAATCGGCCAGCACATAATCCATATAGGTGTGAGCATGAGCGGCAGTAAACTGATTCAATCGTAAACGGACCAAGCTCTTGTCCGACAAATAAGTGCGAAACAGCTTCAGCGATGACCGGTAGGTCTTATGAGAATTAGCCTTGAGACTGTTCTTCTTGATGGCCAGGAAGTAGTCAATAGCCGCTGACAAATTGGATGTTGGATCAATGGCAGGCACCAGAGCCAATTTAACCGGAGCAGGAGTTTGATCGACAGGGAATTCAGGGTCAACGATAGCGCCAGATTTTAGCTGTCTGTTCACCTCTTTAATGACCATTTCCGCATCCCGTTTTCGCTCAACTATGGAGTCTCCCTTAATAATCACCCGTTTTCGAAGCAACTTCTCTTGTTTCTCTGACCAGGCATAATAGACGACCACCCATTGTTTGGTCAGGTCGCCCCCCGCATCCGATAAGCGAGCTAATCGGAATGAGGCTTTTTCTTTCGCTTTTTTCATACAAGTTACTGCCACTAAACTGCCACCAAATTGGCCCAAAACTGCCACTGCCACTGCCACTGCCATTAGACTTCCATTATCAAAAAAAGCAACAAAA comes from Spirosoma aureum and encodes:
- a CDS encoding transposase, which gives rise to MAIGTLTGTQSDRRSEKAKDEERVILYVDESACYLLPLVAHTWAPCGQTPVLVEQAGRTHLSLIAAIAPNGRIYVAGQDQAFTGEDIVWFLSQLCGRYRKRNLLIIWDGAAIHRSEAVKQFLRERPGRIHLERLPAYSRATVARN
- a CDS encoding helix-turn-helix domain-containing protein, which codes for MAIYKQSDYEALRRRCVELSQTGWQQAAIAQAFGLTQPWVSRTLKKYNQQGPTALQEGKRTGAPARLSTQQLSQLVSELNKGAEHHGFSGVVWTRPRINEVIRKLFGVSYDPSQIGRILKKVGWSRQLPQCKARQQDAQAVAQWR
- a CDS encoding tyrosine-type recombinase/integrase, whose protein sequence is MKKAKEKASFRLARLSDAGGDLTKQWVVVYYAWSEKQEKLLRKRVIIKGDSIVERKRDAEMVIKEVNRQLKSGAIVDPEFPVDQTPAPVKLALVPAIDPTSNLSAAIDYFLAIKKNSLKANSHKTYRSSLKLFRTYLSDKSLVRLRLNQFTAAHAHTYMDYVLADLGLSNKSFNKHLGVLETLFNFYQQRGQLKINPFVTVKPLAERPGRHTAFLPDQVGRIRDACVLTQDHQLWLFLNFIYYTFARPQSELRLLRVGDILDRTIRIDAENAKNNRTAHVLIPPPLEKLLIQHRIRDYQANHYVFTIDGIPGPKPAYEKYFYNQHRRILNLLKMTDQSYDLYGWKHTGVIALYRATKDVKLIQRQCRHSSLDQTDKYLRDLGLFLNEDQFGKLESI